DNA from Chitinophaga pendula:
TTATCCGTTATAAAAAGCAGATCATACAATTATGAAAAACAACCGGCTGAATGCTGTTTTGCCACACCTGGTCGTAGTAATCATTTTCCTGCTGATTGCTATTCTATACTGCAAACCCGTACTCGATGGGAAAGTACTGAGCCAGCACGATTCCATCCAATGGCAAGGAATGGCTCATGAAGCCTTACAATATAAGGAACAACATGGTATTCCACCATTATGGACTGTCAGCATGTTCGGCGGCATGCCCACCTACCAGATAGCCGTTGAGTCTCCTTATCACATTGGAGAAATTATCCCTAAGATATTATCCCTGGGCCTACCCATACCTATCAACTTCTTATTTCTGGCAGCCGTTGGCTTTTATCTTTTATGTATTGTCTTAAGAGTAAGACCATGGATTGCTTTTATAGGCGCCATCGCGTACGCCTATGCCAGCTATAACGTGATAATAATAGCAGCGGGGCACGATACTAAGATGCTGGCGATGTGCTACATGCCGGCGGTATTAGCCGGTGTACTACTGATACTACGGAAGAAGTATTTTTTGGGCACGGGGCTTACAGCGCTATTCATGATTTACCTGATAGGGGCCAACCACCTGCAGATCACCTATTATTTCTTTTTACTACTGGGCATGCTCGGTATCGCATATGCGGTATATTGTATCCGGGAAAAACAGGTTAAACACCTGCTGATCAGCGGAGCATTGATCGCTCTTGCCGCGATGCTGGGTGTCGCCAGCAACCTAATGCTGATGTGGACTACCTATGAGTATTCTCATGAAAGTATACGTGGAGGACAATCGGAGCTCTCGCCATTAGCAGAACAGAAGGGGCTTACTACAACAGGAGGTCTGGATAAAACCTATGCATTCCGCTACAGTGTGGGACAGCTGGAGACTTTCACCTTCCTTGTACCCAACCTGATGGGAAGCAGCGACGTAAAACTGACAACCTCTTCCAATACCTATAAAGAGCTTACTACGCTGGGTATCCCTCCAGTAGAAGCTGAACGTATGATCCAGCAATGGCCGATGTACTGGGGTAATCAGCCTTGGACATCTGCTACCTACCTCGGGGCAATTATTTGTTTTCTGGCGGTGCTTGGATTCATTTTAACTAAATCCTGGCACAGATGGTGGATACTGGCGATCACCATACTTTCGATATTGATGATGTGGGGCGATAATCTGGCGTCTTTCAACTATTTCCTCTTTGATCACCTACCTTTCTATAACAAATTCAGAGCGCCTTCTATTATTGTTGTATTACCTCAGCTAACATTTGCATTGCTGGCAGTAATGGGGCTCAATGAATTAATAACAGCCCAATCCGATAAAAAGGAACTGTTCAAAAATTTAAAACTCGCAGGTATGATCACCGGCGGCCTGTTGGTCCTGCTGCTGATCATGTCTACCAGCCTGTCTTTTACTAATATCTCCAATGACCCTGAACATCCAAGAGGGGATGATCGCTTCAAAGCGCAATTGGTACAAATGTCTCAGGGTAATACTACTGTGGTAGATACGATGATGCGTGCACTCAGGGAAGACCGTGCGTCATTGTACCGCTCCGATGTAATACGCTCAGCAGTGTTGGTCGGACTGGCATTTTTACTATTGTGGCTGTTCCTCAAAGGAAAGGTCAATGGTAAAGTGATGACGGGAGGACTGGCTGTTTTAGTGTTGTTTGACCTCCTACAGATCGATCGCCGCTTTGTGGATGATAGTAATTTTGTGGAGCAGAGCAACTATAGGGCGATGTTTCAGCCATCTCCTGCAGATCAGCAGATACTACAAGACAAAGATCCCTATTACCGGGTGTACAATCTGGCAGGCGATCCATTCAATGATGCGATGACTTCCTACTTCCATAAATCCATTGGTGGCTATCATGCAGCCAAGCTGCAATTATACCAGGATCTCATAGAACGCCAAATTGCTAAAAACAACATACAGGTATTAAACATGTTAAATACCAAGTATGTTATCCAGGCCGGACAAGACGGACAACCGGTAGCACAGCGTAATCCGGAAGCATTGGGTAACGCCTGGTTTGTTAAAGGTATCGTATGGGCAGCGAATGCCGACGCAGAAATGCAGACATTGGATCATATGAATACCCGGGATAGCGTAGTGATAGATCAACGCTTTAAATCCCAGGTAACTACCCAACCGGTATTCGACTCATCAGCGACCATTCAGCTGAAGAAAAATGACCTCAACAGTATCTCTTATACGGCCAGCTCCACTAAGCCTCAATTTGCGGTGTTCTCGGAGATCTACTATAAGGCTGGCTGGCATGCCTACATAGATGGTAAAGAGGTGCCTTATGCACGCGTAAACTATGCCCTGCGTGGTCTTATGGTCCCAGCCGGTAAACATGAAATAGCATTCCGCTTTGAACCCGCTTCTTATTACAAAGGGATCAAGATCTCCTTATTCAGCTATATCGCGACATTGCTTTTGATAGCAGCAGGCATTGGCATGGCCTTCCGACGTAAAAAAGAGCCGGTAACAGCATAAAATATCCGTAATCATATTTAAAAAGGCCGGAGAGATGATATCATCTCTCCGGCCTTTTTTTTGCAAATAGTTATCAGCACAAAAGTGGACTATCTACTTTTATTTATTTTGGACCATACATATCATCTTATCCGTATTTACCTTTGTATATCACCTATTCATTCAAACTGAGTACCAATGACATTTGACATACAACCGGTTTTAGAAAATGAG
Protein-coding regions in this window:
- a CDS encoding YfhO family protein, with the translated sequence MKNNRLNAVLPHLVVVIIFLLIAILYCKPVLDGKVLSQHDSIQWQGMAHEALQYKEQHGIPPLWTVSMFGGMPTYQIAVESPYHIGEIIPKILSLGLPIPINFLFLAAVGFYLLCIVLRVRPWIAFIGAIAYAYASYNVIIIAAGHDTKMLAMCYMPAVLAGVLLILRKKYFLGTGLTALFMIYLIGANHLQITYYFFLLLGMLGIAYAVYCIREKQVKHLLISGALIALAAMLGVASNLMLMWTTYEYSHESIRGGQSELSPLAEQKGLTTTGGLDKTYAFRYSVGQLETFTFLVPNLMGSSDVKLTTSSNTYKELTTLGIPPVEAERMIQQWPMYWGNQPWTSATYLGAIICFLAVLGFILTKSWHRWWILAITILSILMMWGDNLASFNYFLFDHLPFYNKFRAPSIIVVLPQLTFALLAVMGLNELITAQSDKKELFKNLKLAGMITGGLLVLLLIMSTSLSFTNISNDPEHPRGDDRFKAQLVQMSQGNTTVVDTMMRALREDRASLYRSDVIRSAVLVGLAFLLLWLFLKGKVNGKVMTGGLAVLVLFDLLQIDRRFVDDSNFVEQSNYRAMFQPSPADQQILQDKDPYYRVYNLAGDPFNDAMTSYFHKSIGGYHAAKLQLYQDLIERQIAKNNIQVLNMLNTKYVIQAGQDGQPVAQRNPEALGNAWFVKGIVWAANADAEMQTLDHMNTRDSVVIDQRFKSQVTTQPVFDSSATIQLKKNDLNSISYTASSTKPQFAVFSEIYYKAGWHAYIDGKEVPYARVNYALRGLMVPAGKHEIAFRFEPASYYKGIKISLFSYIATLLLIAAGIGMAFRRKKEPVTA